One genomic window of Hymenobacter sp. J193 includes the following:
- a CDS encoding ABC transporter ATP-binding protein — protein sequence MQIEAQGLGKRFVREWIFRGLTHTFRPGTATAILGPNGAGKSTLLNTLSGQLLASEGTLAYSRGGQKVAVENVPPLLAYAAPYLELIEELTLTELLQFHTRFKPLRPGFSPARLIELMYLDKSRHKLVRDFSSGMKQRLKLALALYSDAPLLLLDEPTTNLDRTGVAWYQEHVRATLAGRLVLVSSNVPEEYDFCQEQLNITDFGAQAAR from the coding sequence ATGCAGATTGAGGCCCAAGGGCTGGGAAAGCGCTTCGTGCGCGAGTGGATTTTCCGGGGCCTGACGCACACTTTCCGGCCGGGCACGGCCACGGCCATTCTGGGCCCGAACGGCGCGGGCAAAAGTACCCTGCTCAACACCTTGTCGGGCCAGCTGCTGGCTTCCGAAGGCACGCTGGCGTACTCGCGGGGTGGGCAGAAAGTGGCCGTGGAAAACGTACCACCATTGCTAGCCTACGCCGCGCCCTACCTGGAGCTGATTGAGGAACTGACGCTCACGGAGCTGCTGCAGTTTCATACGCGCTTCAAGCCGTTGCGGCCCGGTTTCTCCCCGGCGCGGCTTATCGAGCTGATGTACCTGGATAAGTCGCGCCACAAGCTGGTACGGGACTTTTCTTCCGGCATGAAGCAGCGCCTCAAGCTGGCCCTGGCCCTCTACTCCGACGCTCCGCTCCTGCTCCTCGATGAGCCTACCACCAACCTCGACCGCACCGGTGTAGCCTGGTATCAGGAGCACGTGCGCGCCACACTGGCGGGGCGTCTGGTATTGGTGTCGAGCAACGTACCGGAGGAGTATGACTTCTGCCAGGAGCAACTCAATATCACCGATTTCGGGGCCCAGGCCGCCCGTTGA
- a CDS encoding competence/damage-inducible protein A: protein MQPVPTAEIITIGDELLYGQVIDTNSAFLGQELGKLGIRVRQITSVSDRADEIVTALDLARTRANVVLTTGGLGPTKDDLTKHILTRYFNTELVLDEPSLRNVEAIFARFNRPVTEVNRQQAFLPASCVPVPNAMGTAPGMWFEDQGTVFVSMPGVPFEMKRMMTDTVLPRLAAHFQVPPIEHIVVQTAGLGESMLAEQIADWEDALPANVKLAYLPSLGAVRLRLTGTDDGQPDLRGRMEALLPALRAQLGSHIFAETDIPLEQAVGQLLAARGLTVSTAESCTGGYLAHKLTSVAGSSQYFRGSVVAYHNDIKINRLGVLPETLAAHGAVSEEVVRQMAEGARQRLGTDVALATSGIAGPDGGTEEKPVGTFWLAYADEHQTIARKIAFNRSRQLNIEYVTHALLNLLRLSLPAAE, encoded by the coding sequence ATGCAGCCAGTCCCCACGGCCGAAATCATTACCATCGGCGACGAACTTCTATACGGCCAGGTTATCGACACCAACTCGGCCTTTCTGGGCCAGGAGTTGGGCAAGCTCGGCATCCGGGTACGACAGATTACCAGCGTCTCCGACCGCGCCGACGAAATTGTGACGGCGCTGGACCTGGCCCGCACCCGCGCCAATGTGGTGCTGACCACCGGCGGCCTGGGCCCCACCAAAGACGACCTGACCAAGCACATCCTCACCCGCTACTTCAACACGGAGCTGGTTCTCGACGAGCCGTCGTTGCGCAACGTGGAGGCCATCTTCGCCCGCTTCAACCGACCCGTCACGGAAGTCAACCGCCAGCAGGCGTTTCTGCCCGCCTCCTGCGTGCCCGTGCCTAACGCTATGGGTACCGCGCCCGGCATGTGGTTCGAGGACCAGGGCACCGTGTTTGTGAGCATGCCCGGCGTGCCCTTCGAGATGAAGCGCATGATGACTGACACCGTGCTGCCCCGTTTGGCCGCGCACTTCCAGGTGCCGCCCATCGAGCACATTGTGGTACAGACTGCCGGCCTGGGCGAGTCGATGCTGGCCGAGCAGATTGCCGACTGGGAAGACGCCCTGCCCGCCAACGTGAAGCTGGCTTACCTGCCTTCGCTGGGGGCCGTGCGCCTGCGCCTCACCGGCACCGACGACGGACAGCCCGACCTGCGCGGCCGCATGGAAGCCCTGCTACCGGCTTTGCGCGCGCAGCTCGGCTCACACATTTTCGCCGAAACCGACATCCCACTGGAGCAGGCCGTGGGCCAGCTGCTGGCCGCGCGGGGCCTCACGGTGAGCACCGCCGAGAGCTGCACCGGCGGCTATCTGGCCCACAAGCTCACGAGCGTAGCGGGCAGCTCCCAATATTTCCGGGGTAGCGTGGTGGCGTATCATAACGACATCAAAATCAACCGGCTGGGAGTGCTGCCTGAAACCCTGGCTGCACATGGGGCCGTGAGCGAGGAAGTGGTGCGCCAGATGGCCGAGGGCGCCCGCCAGCGTCTGGGCACCGACGTGGCCTTGGCTACCAGTGGCATTGCTGGTCCCGATGGCGGCACCGAGGAAAAGCCCGTGGGCACCTTCTGGCTGGCCTACGCCGACGAGCACCAGACCATAGCCCGCAAAATCGCGTTCAACCGCAGCCGTCAGCTCAACATTGAGTACGTGACGCACGCCCTGCTCAACCTCTTGCGCCTCAGCTTGCCCGCCGCCGAGTAG
- a CDS encoding dihydrolipoamide acetyltransferase family protein: MARVEMVMPKMGESIMEGTVLKWLKQVGEAIEQDESVLEVATDKVDTEVPAIHAGVLQEILVQEGQVVAVGAPIAIIETDAASAGAAAPTAAAPAAEPAASNGAATTPEVPYLPEPHDPQANQQTAVAQPGRFYSPLVLSIAREEGISMTDLECLPGTGSEGRVTKKDILDYVAGGKEPLAAAPAPAAATATAPAATPSPAPQAPPAAAQVPKSPSPQVPTSKPAPSVSGGQELVEMDRMRKMIAQRMVDSKRISPHVTSFVEADVTEIVNWRNKHKDAYKKREGENLTFTPIFVQAIARAIQDFPMINVSIDGDYIIKKRDINVGVAVALPSGNLIVPVIHNADQLNLNGLTKRVNDLAARARANKLKPEDLEGGTYTLSNVGSFGNVMGTPIIMQPQVAIMAVGAIKKKPAVIETPQGDLIGIRHFMFLSHSYDHRVVDGSLGGMFVRKVADYLEQFDPNTAI; encoded by the coding sequence ATGGCACGAGTGGAAATGGTGATGCCCAAAATGGGCGAAAGCATTATGGAAGGCACCGTCCTGAAATGGCTCAAACAAGTAGGTGAAGCCATTGAGCAGGACGAGTCGGTGCTGGAAGTAGCTACCGACAAGGTAGATACCGAGGTACCCGCCATTCATGCCGGCGTGCTGCAGGAAATTCTGGTGCAGGAAGGCCAGGTAGTGGCCGTGGGCGCACCTATTGCCATCATCGAAACCGACGCGGCCAGCGCCGGCGCAGCGGCACCCACCGCCGCGGCTCCTGCTGCCGAACCAGCCGCCAGCAACGGCGCTGCCACGACTCCCGAGGTTCCTTATCTGCCCGAGCCGCACGACCCGCAGGCCAATCAGCAAACCGCTGTAGCCCAGCCCGGCCGCTTCTACTCCCCACTGGTGCTCAGCATTGCCCGCGAAGAAGGCATTTCTATGACGGACCTCGAGTGCCTGCCCGGCACCGGCTCCGAGGGCCGCGTCACCAAGAAAGACATCCTCGACTACGTAGCCGGCGGCAAAGAGCCCCTGGCGGCAGCCCCCGCACCCGCGGCAGCTACCGCAACTGCTCCTGCCGCCACTCCGTCGCCCGCCCCGCAAGCGCCCCCAGCTGCAGCCCAAGTCCCCAAGTCCCCAAGTCCCCAAGTCCCCACGAGCAAACCCGCGCCTTCGGTAAGCGGCGGACAGGAGCTGGTGGAAATGGACCGGATGCGCAAGATGATTGCCCAACGCATGGTGGACTCCAAGCGCATTTCGCCCCACGTGACGAGCTTCGTGGAAGCCGACGTGACCGAAATCGTGAACTGGCGCAACAAGCACAAGGATGCCTACAAAAAGCGCGAGGGCGAAAACCTCACCTTCACGCCCATCTTCGTGCAGGCCATTGCCCGCGCCATCCAGGACTTCCCGATGATCAACGTGTCGATTGATGGGGACTACATCATCAAGAAGCGCGACATCAACGTGGGCGTGGCCGTGGCGCTGCCCTCGGGCAACCTCATCGTGCCAGTGATTCACAACGCCGACCAGCTGAACCTGAACGGCCTGACCAAGCGCGTAAACGACCTGGCCGCCCGGGCCCGGGCCAATAAGCTCAAGCCCGAAGACCTGGAAGGCGGGACGTATACCCTCTCCAACGTGGGCTCTTTCGGCAACGTGATGGGCACGCCCATCATCATGCAGCCGCAGGTGGCCATCATGGCCGTGGGCGCCATTAAGAAGAAGCCGGCCGTGATTGAAACGCCTCAGGGTGACCTGATTGGCATCCGTCACTTCATGTTCCTCTCGCACTCCTACGACCACCGCGTGGTGGATGGTTCGCTGGGTGGCATGTTCGTTCGCAAAGTGGCCGACTACCTCGAGCAGTTCGACCCCAACACGGCCATCTAG
- a CDS encoding bifunctional UDP-3-O-[3-hydroxymyristoyl] N-acetylglucosamine deacetylase/3-hydroxyacyl-ACP dehydratase: MNDKQHTIKAPVTVSGIGLHTGVVATMTFCPAPINHGYKFQRIDLPGQPLVDADVDNVVDLSRGTTIEQNGARVNTVEHTLAALVGLQIDNVLIQLDGPEPPIMDGSSYEFIKPLQEVGLEEQNALRNYFEIPDEVRFVDNARAVEIAGLPLNDYRVTVMVDYNSPVLGSQHASLTDITQFASEIASSRTFCFLHELEALYKQNLIKGGDLSNAIVVVDRVVSEDELSELATMLGKPKVAVKKEGILNNVDLRHKNEPARHKLLDLIGDLALVGRPLKGQILAARPGHAANVAFAKKIKKKMLEANTSPVPTYDPSREPVMDINRISQILPHRYPFLLIDKIIHLDANTVTGVKNVTMNEPFFPGHFPGNPIMPGVLQIEAMAQTGGILVLNTVPDPENYWTYFMGIESCRFRRKVLPGDTIIFKCHLLAPIKRGIAKMSGKAFVNGKVVMEAEMTASIVRKDA; encoded by the coding sequence ATGAACGACAAGCAACATACCATCAAGGCTCCGGTGACGGTAAGCGGCATTGGGCTGCACACCGGCGTGGTGGCCACTATGACTTTCTGCCCGGCCCCCATCAACCACGGCTACAAGTTTCAGCGCATCGATTTGCCTGGTCAGCCCCTCGTGGACGCCGACGTGGACAACGTGGTGGATTTAAGCCGCGGCACCACCATCGAGCAGAACGGGGCCCGCGTAAATACCGTGGAGCACACGCTGGCCGCGCTGGTAGGGTTGCAGATTGACAACGTGCTGATTCAGCTGGATGGCCCCGAGCCGCCCATTATGGATGGCAGCAGCTACGAGTTCATCAAGCCCCTGCAGGAAGTAGGCCTGGAAGAACAGAACGCCCTGCGCAACTACTTCGAAATTCCCGACGAGGTGCGGTTCGTGGACAATGCCCGCGCCGTGGAAATTGCCGGCCTGCCCCTGAACGACTACCGCGTGACGGTGATGGTGGATTACAACTCCCCGGTGCTGGGCTCCCAGCACGCATCCCTCACCGACATAACCCAGTTTGCCTCCGAAATTGCTTCCTCACGCACCTTCTGCTTTCTGCACGAGCTGGAGGCTCTCTACAAGCAAAACCTCATCAAGGGCGGCGACCTGAGCAACGCCATTGTGGTGGTGGACCGCGTAGTGAGCGAGGATGAGCTGAGCGAGCTGGCTACCATGCTGGGCAAGCCCAAAGTGGCCGTAAAAAAGGAAGGCATCCTCAACAACGTGGACCTGCGCCACAAAAACGAGCCCGCCCGCCACAAGCTCCTCGACCTGATTGGGGACCTGGCCCTGGTAGGCCGCCCGCTGAAGGGCCAGATCCTGGCCGCCCGGCCCGGCCACGCCGCCAACGTGGCCTTTGCCAAGAAAATCAAGAAGAAGATGCTGGAGGCCAACACCTCCCCGGTGCCCACCTACGACCCTTCGCGGGAGCCGGTGATGGACATCAACCGCATCAGCCAGATTCTGCCGCACCGCTACCCTTTCCTGCTCATCGACAAGATTATTCACCTCGACGCCAACACGGTGACGGGCGTGAAGAACGTGACGATGAACGAGCCATTCTTTCCTGGTCACTTTCCCGGCAACCCCATTATGCCCGGCGTGCTACAGATTGAAGCTATGGCCCAGACCGGCGGCATTCTGGTACTCAACACCGTGCCTGACCCGGAGAATTACTGGACGTACTTTATGGGCATTGAGAGTTGCCGCTTCCGTCGCAAAGTATTGCCCGGCGACACCATCATTTTCAAGTGCCATTTGTTAGCACCTATCAAGCGGGGCATTGCCAAGATGAGCGGCAAGGCTTTCGTGAATGGCAAAGTGGTGATGGAGGCCGAAATGACCGCCAGCATCGTCCGCAAAGACGCCTGA
- a CDS encoding TonB-dependent receptor domain-containing protein, translating into MKRIVLLILLTAGGTAAFAQQPAAPERPAGATRPAGAGRPVGAPAGPAAQPREGTGRITGTVLDATSKQPVPFATIALFDPATNKPVDGTAADDNGKFVLTRVAAGTYTVQISFIGYQQIEKPGVVITEDGNTVALGTVTLASTTQKLGEVVVEGQRSLIEEKVDRTVYNAEKDETTRGGDATDVLRRVPSLSVDLDGNVTLRGSQNIRVLINNRPSTIAANSIADALKQIPADQIKSVEVITAPSAKYDAEGSGGIINIVTKQNNLQGFTLDGRVSGGLRAADAGVSASYRAGKMGFSLNAGGRGGYNTPGSFENEQTTYSITGNDLSTRTKLSTTTQSAETRNNQFGGRYSLGWDYDINKQNFLTASAQLGMRNGTTYQDGLTTSIQRFDGTTNPAATVRDVKVFDKANTLDLSLGYTHNFALPQRELSLQTQYSRNNRQNDFTNDILEGAQAGTELRNLNDSYNQEVTVQADYQTPLGDKQLLELGGKNISRQVESDYTTLTNGQPQPGLGLSNVFTYRQNVAAAYASYTLGFGENYTLKAGTRYEYTTIDANFETSEVAKIPSYGVLVPSVNLSKKLKNGNTVKAAYNKRIQRPSLQFLNPNRQAQNPVNITEGNPKLDPEYTNNFELGYNTFIKQTSLNFTAFARNTNNSIQPIRTASANGDTIRTGYGNIGTENAYGTSVFANVNLNNKLTVGGGVDVYYAVLDNNTTDVRFSASNKGWVASGRLMGSYNFTKGWGLQFFSFYRGRQVQLQGYQGGIGVYSLSLKKDFADKKGSFGIGADNFFTPKWRIRSEVSSPLLDQNSLNVLHRTSVRATLSYRIGKMSMAPQRRKKSVNNDDLKDGGGAPTEAPAQQSGGRP; encoded by the coding sequence ATGAAACGAATTGTTCTGTTGATTTTACTGACCGCCGGGGGTACGGCGGCCTTTGCCCAGCAACCCGCCGCCCCTGAGCGGCCCGCTGGTGCTACCCGCCCAGCCGGTGCCGGAAGGCCTGTCGGCGCCCCGGCCGGGCCCGCCGCTCAGCCCCGCGAAGGCACCGGCCGCATCACCGGCACGGTGCTCGATGCTACCAGCAAGCAGCCGGTGCCGTTTGCCACCATTGCCTTGTTCGACCCCGCCACCAACAAGCCCGTGGATGGCACCGCCGCCGACGACAACGGCAAGTTCGTCCTCACGCGCGTGGCGGCCGGCACCTACACTGTGCAGATCAGCTTTATCGGCTACCAGCAGATTGAAAAGCCGGGCGTGGTCATCACCGAAGATGGCAACACCGTGGCCCTGGGTACCGTCACGCTGGCGTCTACAACCCAAAAGCTGGGGGAAGTGGTGGTAGAAGGCCAGCGCAGCCTGATTGAGGAAAAGGTAGACCGCACCGTGTACAACGCCGAGAAGGACGAAACCACCCGGGGCGGCGACGCCACCGACGTGCTGCGCCGCGTGCCCAGCCTCTCGGTGGACCTCGACGGCAATGTGACCCTGCGCGGCTCCCAGAACATCCGGGTGCTCATCAACAACCGCCCCAGCACCATTGCGGCCAACTCCATTGCCGACGCCCTCAAGCAGATTCCGGCCGACCAGATCAAGAGCGTGGAGGTAATTACCGCGCCCTCGGCCAAGTACGACGCCGAAGGCTCGGGCGGCATCATCAACATCGTCACCAAGCAAAACAACCTGCAAGGATTTACGCTGGACGGGCGCGTGAGCGGGGGGCTGCGTGCTGCCGACGCCGGCGTGTCGGCCTCGTACCGGGCTGGCAAGATGGGCTTCTCGCTGAACGCGGGCGGGCGTGGCGGCTATAACACGCCGGGCTCCTTCGAAAACGAGCAGACCACCTACAGCATCACCGGCAACGACCTGAGCACCCGCACCAAGCTAAGTACCACCACACAGTCGGCCGAAACGCGCAACAACCAGTTCGGGGGGCGCTATTCCCTGGGCTGGGACTACGACATCAACAAGCAGAACTTCCTCACGGCCTCGGCCCAGCTGGGCATGCGCAACGGCACCACCTACCAGGACGGCCTCACCACCAGCATCCAGCGCTTCGATGGCACCACCAACCCCGCCGCCACCGTGCGCGACGTGAAGGTGTTCGACAAGGCCAATACCCTGGATTTGAGTTTGGGCTACACCCACAACTTCGCTTTGCCCCAGCGTGAGCTGAGCCTGCAAACCCAGTACAGCCGCAACAACCGCCAGAACGACTTCACCAACGACATCCTGGAGGGCGCCCAGGCCGGTACCGAGCTGCGCAACCTCAACGACAGCTACAACCAGGAAGTAACGGTGCAGGCTGACTACCAGACACCGCTGGGCGACAAGCAATTATTGGAGCTTGGTGGCAAGAATATTTCCCGTCAGGTGGAAAGTGACTACACCACCCTCACCAACGGGCAGCCGCAGCCGGGCCTGGGCTTATCCAACGTCTTTACCTACCGGCAGAACGTGGCGGCGGCCTACGCTTCCTACACCCTGGGCTTCGGCGAGAACTACACCCTGAAAGCGGGCACCCGCTACGAGTACACCACCATCGACGCCAACTTTGAAACCTCGGAGGTAGCTAAGATTCCGAGCTACGGGGTGCTGGTTCCCAGCGTAAACCTGTCGAAGAAGCTCAAGAACGGCAACACCGTGAAGGCGGCCTACAATAAGCGTATCCAGCGCCCGTCGTTGCAGTTTCTGAACCCCAACCGCCAGGCCCAGAACCCGGTCAACATCACCGAGGGCAACCCGAAGCTGGACCCGGAGTACACCAATAACTTCGAACTGGGCTACAACACCTTTATCAAGCAGACCTCGCTCAACTTCACGGCCTTCGCCCGCAACACCAACAACTCCATCCAGCCCATCCGCACGGCCAGCGCCAACGGCGACACCATCCGGACGGGCTACGGCAACATCGGCACCGAAAACGCCTACGGCACCAGCGTGTTTGCCAACGTGAACCTGAACAACAAGCTCACCGTGGGCGGCGGCGTGGATGTGTACTACGCCGTGCTCGACAACAATACCACCGACGTGCGCTTCTCGGCCAGCAACAAGGGCTGGGTAGCCAGCGGCCGCCTCATGGGCAGCTACAACTTCACCAAGGGCTGGGGCCTGCAGTTCTTCTCCTTCTACCGGGGCCGTCAGGTGCAGCTCCAGGGCTACCAGGGCGGCATCGGCGTGTACAGCCTCAGCCTGAAAAAGGACTTCGCCGACAAGAAAGGCTCCTTCGGCATCGGCGCCGACAACTTCTTCACGCCCAAGTGGCGCATTCGCAGCGAGGTAAGCTCACCGCTGCTCGACCAGAACAGCCTGAACGTACTGCACCGTACCAGCGTGCGGGCTACCCTCAGCTACCGCATCGGCAAGATGAGCATGGCCCCGCAGCGGCGCAAGAAGTCCGTCAACAACGACGACCTGAAGGATGGTGGCGGCGCCCCCACCGAAGCGCCCGCCCAGCAAAGCGGCGGCCGCCCGTAG
- a CDS encoding DUF4197 domain-containing protein — MKNFRYSLILALGASLSFSACAQTITLPRVGSITLPKPTSTTQTGAVTQQEAASGLKEALVQGISKGADQASQQDGFYLNNLIRIPFPADAQRVATTLRKIGLGAEVDKFELSLNRGAEDAAKSAKPIFISAIKSLTFSDVWNILTGEKDAATQYLKRTTTAQLTTAFQPIIQQSLDKVGATRYYTSLTTRYNQIPLVKPVQTDLNQYATGKAIDGLFTLIAQEEANIRENPIARTTELLKRVFGRK, encoded by the coding sequence ATGAAAAACTTTCGCTATTCGCTGATTTTGGCTTTGGGCGCCAGCCTAAGCTTCTCCGCCTGCGCCCAGACTATTACGCTGCCCCGCGTAGGGAGCATCACGCTACCCAAGCCAACTTCTACTACCCAAACCGGCGCGGTTACGCAACAGGAAGCCGCCAGTGGCCTGAAGGAAGCGCTGGTGCAGGGCATCAGCAAAGGCGCCGACCAGGCCTCGCAGCAGGACGGCTTCTACCTCAACAACCTGATTCGTATTCCTTTCCCCGCCGATGCCCAACGCGTGGCTACCACGCTCCGCAAAATTGGCCTGGGCGCAGAAGTCGATAAGTTTGAGCTGAGCTTGAACCGGGGCGCCGAAGACGCGGCTAAAAGCGCCAAGCCCATCTTCATTTCCGCCATCAAGAGCCTCACCTTTTCCGACGTATGGAATATCCTGACGGGGGAGAAGGACGCGGCCACGCAGTACCTCAAGCGCACCACCACCGCGCAGCTCACCACGGCCTTCCAGCCCATCATCCAGCAGAGCCTCGATAAAGTGGGGGCCACGCGCTACTACACCAGCCTCACCACGCGCTACAACCAGATTCCGCTGGTGAAGCCCGTGCAAACCGACCTGAACCAGTACGCCACCGGCAAGGCCATCGACGGGCTGTTCACGCTCATTGCCCAGGAAGAAGCCAACATCCGTGAAAACCCCATTGCCCGCACCACCGAGCTGCTCAAGCGCGTGTTCGGCCGGAAATAG
- the lpxA gene encoding acyl-ACP--UDP-N-acetylglucosamine O-acyltransferase, which produces MNQPLAYIHPEAIIAQNVVVEPFTTIDKDVEIGEGTWIGPNVTIMAGARIGKNCKVFPGAVISAMPQDLKFAGEKTTAHIGDNTVIRECVTINRGTIDKLKTVVGANCLIMAYVHVAHDCVIGNNCILANTVQVAGHVEIGDYAIIGGSSSIHQFVHIGAHAMISGGSLIRKDVPPFVKAGREPLSYAGINSIGLRRRGFSDQKIAEIQQLYRLLFLSGLNNNAALDQIELELAPSPERDEVVNFIRNSGRGVIKGYSRNGNGSGE; this is translated from the coding sequence ATGAACCAGCCGCTCGCCTATATCCACCCCGAGGCCATTATTGCGCAGAACGTCGTAGTAGAGCCGTTTACCACGATTGACAAGGACGTGGAAATCGGGGAAGGCACCTGGATTGGCCCCAACGTGACCATTATGGCCGGGGCCCGTATTGGCAAAAACTGCAAGGTTTTCCCCGGCGCGGTGATTTCGGCCATGCCCCAGGACCTGAAGTTTGCGGGCGAAAAAACCACTGCCCACATCGGCGACAACACCGTGATTCGGGAGTGCGTGACGATAAACCGCGGGACCATAGACAAGCTCAAGACCGTGGTAGGCGCCAACTGCCTGATTATGGCCTACGTACATGTGGCTCACGACTGTGTAATCGGCAACAACTGCATCCTGGCCAACACGGTGCAGGTAGCCGGCCACGTCGAAATCGGCGACTACGCCATTATTGGCGGCTCCTCGTCCATCCATCAGTTCGTGCACATCGGCGCCCACGCCATGATTTCGGGCGGCTCGTTGATTCGTAAGGACGTGCCCCCGTTCGTGAAGGCCGGCCGCGAGCCGCTCAGCTACGCGGGCATCAATTCCATCGGGCTGCGCCGCCGGGGCTTCTCCGACCAGAAGATTGCCGAAATCCAGCAGCTCTACCGCCTGCTATTCCTGAGCGGGCTGAACAACAATGCCGCCCTCGATCAGATTGAGCTGGAGTTGGCCCCCTCGCCCGAGCGCGACGAAGTAGTGAACTTCATCCGCAACTCCGGCCGGGGCGTTATCAAAGGCTACTCGCGCAACGGCAACGGCAGCGGAGAGTAA